The genomic region AAGCTACGATGATAGCCCTTATTTTTACAGGACAAAAAGGGTTGAAAGCACAAATTTAGAGCCTGTCTTTGACGCTGGCTTTGCAAGAGACGGCGCCACGCTTTACTACAAGGGCGAAAAGCTTGACGCAGATCCTAGCGAGCTAAGATACATCACGACAGAAAGCGGCGCTGCTAGCGGATATTACACAGATGGCAAAAGCCTTTTTTTGGGCAAGCATAAGCTTGATACTAGCTACACAGATGAGGTGCGCCAGATATGTTACGACCCTAAGCATGACATAGAATATCTTTTTGAACCAAAAAGTGGGGCGGCGTTTGCAAATGAGCGTAAATTTAGCGCTCAGCAGATGCCTTATAGTGCCATTTATAGCGTGGATAACGTGCACTCTTTTTGGCCTCTTTTTGCCAGCAAAGATGGAATTTACTTTTGGGATAGCATGAAAAACGAACAAGCTAAAATTTCAGACTACCAGCTAAAAGGCGAACTAAAAAGGCTCTATGCTGACGTTTTTGTAGATGATGGCTCGGCATATTTCTTGCAGCAAGGCGAAGAGTGGCAACGCTCAAAGCACGGCAGGCACTTAGTGACACAAACTGTCTCTTTATATAAATTTGCCCCAAGTAGCTCTTGGCGTGAGATAGGGCTGGTAAAAGATGGCGAGTATGGTGCGGTGTATGCAAACGGCGATAAGCTCTATTTTTTTAGCAAGATAAAGCCATTTTATGGCATAAAACATAGCGTTTATGAGGTGGCAGATCTTAGCGTCATAGAAATTTTAACAAGGCCGTCTAAAGCGCTTAGCGCAAAAGATATCAGCGAGATAATAAAACGTGGTGAACTAGTGGAGACAAGTGGCGAAGAGGTCGCAAGGTCGAGGATAGAGTATGACTCGCCAAAGATCATCTTGTATATCACATTTGGCATCGCTTTTGTCGTCATAGTGTTAATAACTCTTGCAAAACCAAAAAGAGATAAAAGAGACTTGAGATAAATTTCAAAGTGGCTATTTTTGGTGGTTAAAGCTTAAAATTTCATAAAAAATTTAAAGAGAAAATTTGACCCATTTACTCTTTTTTGTTATTTTGAAATAAAGCTGAAATTTACAAAAAAGGAGAAAAATGATCAAATTTCAAAGGTCAAAATTTAACAATTCGGTATTTATCCCATCGCTTGTTGTCATATTTTTAATAACGGCATTTGCAGCAATATTTCCAAATTTCTCAAATGAGTTTTTTAAAGGTATGCAAAACTACATCGCGGCCAAATTTGGCTGGTTTTACATCCTGACCGTCGCCGTCATACTTCTAAGCATCATTATCCTTGGCTTTAGCAAGCTTGGCGAGATCAAGCTCGGAGCCGATCACGTAAAGCCGGAGCACAAAAATATCTCGTGGTTTTCTATGCTTTTTGCCGCCGGCATGGGCATCGGGCTTGTGTTTTTTGGCGTGGCCGAGCCGCTCATGCACTATCTAAATCCGCCGCTCGGCGACGCGCAAACTATCGCAGCGCAAAAGCTTGCAATGAATATCACCTTCTTTCACTGGGGTATGGGCGCATGGTCGGTCTATGCTATCGTGGCGTTAATTCTCGCCTTTTTCTCGTATAGACACGGCTTGCCGCTCACGCTTAGATCGGCGTTTTATCCGATAATCGGCGATAAAATTTACGGCAAGATCGGCAACGCTATCGACACATTTGCCGTCGTGGCGACGCTTTTTGGCGTGGCGACCTCGCTAGGATACGGCGTACTTCAGGTAAATGCCGGCCTTACGCACGTTTTTGGCCTGCCGACCATGCATATTACGCTTCTAATAGTGCTTTGTTTTGCAGCGACCATCTCGGCGGCTAGCGGCGTTGATAAGGGGATTAAAATTTTATCAAACGCAAACATTGCGCTAGCTATATGTTTTATGTTTTTGATACTATTTTTAGGCGATACGACGCAGCTTCTAAAGTCATTTGTACAAAACAGCGGCGACTACGTATCTACGCTCATCTCAAACACATTTAATCTCTACGCCTACGAGAGGCAAAATGAGAGCTGGCTTGGCGGCTGGACACTGCTATACTGGGCTTGGTGGCTATCTTGGTCGCCGTTTGTGGGACTATTTATAGCTAAAATTTCAAAGGGTAGGACGATAAGAGAATTTGTGATCGGCGTGCTTTTGGTGCCAACCGGCTTTACCTTTGCTTGGATGAGCTTTTTTGGCAACTCGGCGATTGCGCTTGTGCAAAGTGGATTTAGCGAGCTTGCCAGCACGGTAAATTCTGACTCGGCCTCGGCGCTTTTTATGTTTTTAGAAAAATTTAGCTTTTCAGGCGTGCTAAGCACGATCGCTGTCTTTATGATCGTCATATTTTTCGTCACTTCGGCTGACTCTGCGGCGATAGTTATGAATATGCTTTGCTCAAATGGCAAGGACGATACGCCGGTTTGGCAAAAGGTCTTTTGGGGCGTTACTGTGGGCGTCGTAGCGGCATTTTTGATGCTAGCCGGCGGTCTTGGCTCACTTCAAGCACTTACGATAACTACGGCGTTGCCGTTTGCCATAGTGCTACTTGGCGCCATTTACGGGCTATTTAAAGCCTTGCGCGTCGATGTGACCAAAAAAGAGACAAATAACTTTAATAATATGCCTCTTAGCGATCTTTCAAAGCCTTGGCAAGAGCGACTAAGCGCGATCATCACGCTACCAAGCAAAAAAGACGGCAGTAAATTTCTAAACGAAGTCGTGCTAAAAGCCTTTAACGAGCTAAAAGAGGAATTTGCCAAAAACGGCCTTGAGGCAAATGTAACAAAAGCTGAAAATTTCGTAAATTTAAACGTCGGGCTTGGCGACGAGATGGATTTTAGATACGGCGTATATCTCACCAAAAGCCAGAGCCCGGACTATACTAGAGAGCTTGAGGGCGACGATCTTTACTACAGAGCCGAGGTATATCTAAAAGAGGGCGGTCAAGACTACGACGTGCTTGGTTGGAGCGAGGCCACGCTGATAAACGACGTCATCGAGCAATACCGCAAACATATGCAGTTCTTGCATATAGTTAGGTAAATTTGCTCTGAAATTTGCCTGGAATTTGAAAATTTCTAGGCAAATTCTAAATTTTACTCACTCGTTATCGTTTGTTACTGAATTTAAAAGCGTGATATACTTGTTTGTAAATTTTAAAATTTAATTGAATTTATGCACGTGGTGTAAAGCAAGATATGAGTGTCCTTATTTTTTAGAGAAAACAAATTAGAAAATTTAACTTTATTAGTTTATATTTTTGCTTGTAGCTATGAAATAAATTTGAAATAAAAAATGTTAATTTTTTGTTGCATATCGTTCAAATTCCAGAGCCAAAATGCATTTTCTGTAAATTTTTAACTTTGATAGATATTTTGCTGTATCGGTCATTGTAAAAATTTATAAAATCTCAAGTCTGGTGCTGATATCAGCAACGCCTTTTGAATACATCGCTGATGTTACTATCGCATCGGCATTTGCGTAATCTTTTGCATTTGATAAATTTATACCACCGGCTGCTAGGATAATGGTATTTGGCGAAATCTCATCTCTTAAAGAGAGTACATTTTCGATGAGCTCTGGACTAAATTTATCGCACTGCACGACGTCGCAATTTGCTTTTAAAAGCTTGCTTACTTCGTCTAAATTTTCAGCTTCAATGCATACTTTTCGCTCAGCCATTTTTGCTTTAAACTCTGGCAAATGCGATAAAAATTTATCAAAGCTACCGTAGGCTTTCATGTGGTTTTTAAAAAATAAAATACTATCGCTAAGCCCAAGCCTATGGATGCCACCACCGCCTTCAAGTACGGCTTTTACGCAAAATTTCTTAGCAAACGGAAAACTCTTTCTAGTTGCCAACACTTCACATTTTTCATTGACGTACTTTGTGGCATTTACCATTTTATTTGTATAAGTTGCGATGGCACTGGCATATTCTAGTGCGACTTGAGCTAGTTTCCAAGCTTTATGCACATCTTCGTAGCTGCCATAAATTTTTATGATCACATCGCCAGCCTTGCAAATTTGAGAATTTTGCAGAAAAATTTCACTCTCGCACCCAAGTAGCCTCGCAACACTTGCGGCCACATCAACGCAGCTAACACAAATTTCATCACGTGAATAAATTTCAAGTGAGGCATTTTTATCGATATTTTGAAGCGACGTAGTAAGATCAAAGTAAGGTACATCTTCGTTTATATAGCTTAGAATTTCTGCGTCGCTAAGTATCATTTTATGCCTTTTTTACCTCATTTTTTGCTTTTATTATCATTTTTTTAAAGATTCCATTGTCATAAAGCCCAGCATGATAAAGAGCAAAACAAGTAAATGCAATGCCTGAAGCAACGTGAAATTTCTTAATGCTTTTATTTCTTTTCATAAAAAGGGCGCTTAAGCAAACTGAGGCTAAAGCGATGCCCATGCCGACTTTTGATACTTGCCTATGAGTGTTTATATCAAGTAGTTTGCCACTTATTTTTGTTTCTTTTTTCAAATTCTTCTCCATTTAGTTTTTATTCCAGCAACTTGTATTTTTGATGCCAAGGCCTTCTGGGTCAAATTCTGGATTTTGCCCAGCCTTTCTTTGAGCTTCGTAGTCTTTGACTGCTATTATCACTACTTTTGAAAGTAAGAATATAGCGATAATATTAATAGTTGCCATTGCAGCCATTGTGATATCAGCGATATTCCAAGCGAGCTTTAAATTCATCTGAGCACCAATAAATATCATAACGACAGCTGTTATCTTAAATAGCAACGTAAGCTTGTGGCTTTTGGTTAAAAATTTCATATTTGCCTGAGCGTAGTAGTAGTTGCCAATAAGCGAAGTGATGGCAAAAAGTACGACTGCAAGAGTGGTAAAATGAACTCCAAATTCACCAAAATACTCTTTCATCGCGGCTTGAACGAGTGGGAGGGCGGTTAGCACCTCGCCACTTGAGCCAGTCTGCTTCGTAAGATAGGCCTGTGAAAATAGCACGATCATACCAGAAGCTATACATATAGTCATATCTATAAAGACTGCTATTGCTTGAACTAGGCCTTGTTTTACTGGGTGGCTAGTATGTGCTGCGGCTGCTGCGTTTGGAGCTGAACCCATGCCAGCTTCGTTTGAAAAAAGGCCTCTTTTGATGCCTATTACGATCACGCTGCCGGCAAATCCGCCAAATATCGCTTTAAAATCAAAGGCATTTTCTAAAATCATCTTAACAACATCAGGAATTTCTTTGAAATTTAAAACGATAGCAATAAGTGCTAGCGAGATGTAGGCAAGTGCCATGAACGGCACGATGTATGAGCTTACTTTACCGATGATGTGACTTTTGCTAAAAAACATTACCGCCGCAAATGCCGTAAGAATAAGGCCGATGCCAACAGGTAGGCCGCTTTGTGCAAAGCTAACGTTGCTACCAGCTTTGTCGTAGTAAATTTCAAACGCTGATGTCATGGTATAGCTTTGAAGTCCGTTAAAGCCGTATGCGTAGGTAATGATGAGAATTATCGCAAAAAGCGAAGCCAACCACTTTATGCCAAGGCCATTTTTGATGTAATAAGCTGGACCGCCTTTAAATCCAAAAACGTCTTTTGTCTTATAAATTTGCGCTAACGTACTCTCTATAAAAGCTGAAGCCGATCCTAGAAAAGCCATCAAGCACATCCAAAAAAGAGCACCCGGACCGCCCGCAGCGATAGCAGCTGAAATTCCAGCGATATTGCCTATACCAACACGCGAAGCAGTCGAGATCATAAGTGCTTGAAACGGCGTTAAATGGTGCTTATTGTACTTGTCTTTTTTTTCTACTAAGACCCTGCAAGCCTCAAAAAACATCCTAAACTGCACAAAACGAGTCAAATAACTAAAATAAATTCCCGTAGCCACAAGAATAATGACTAAAAAATATCCATATAAAAAGTCGTTGGCTACGTCCATTTTGCCGTTTAAAAAATTTAAGAAACTATCAAGCACCATCTACCCTTTCAAATTTATTTTGATTTGAATTTTACGCCCTTCATTGAATTTAATAAAAGCCAAATCGTTGTACCATTATGAAGCATGGCAGTTGCTATTGGATTTAACATACCAAGTGTCGCAGCACTTAGTATAGCTGTGTTTACGCCAACGGTTGAGCGGAAATTTGAGCTAATTAAATCCATTGTTTTATTTGCTAGCTCTTTTACGAGAGCTACGCTCATGATATCATCTTTTAAAAGACTTATGTCAGCCGTCGCTTTAGCTATATCAGCACCCTTGTGCATACTTATGCCCACATTTGCCTTAGTTAGGCTTGGAGCATCGTTTATGCCATCTCCGACAAAGGCTACCTTTTTGCCCTCACTCTTTAGCTCTTCGATGATAGCTGCTTTATCTGTTGGTAAGCACTCCGCATAGACCCTATCAAGCCCAAGCTCACGTGCTACTTCTTCAGCCTTGCTTTTGATATCGCCGCTTAGCATGACGACCTCTTTTACGCCAAGGCTTCTTAGCTTTTTAACCATGTCTTTTGCGTTTTCTCTCATATCATCTTTCATAGCGATGACGCCAACTAGCTCTTTATCATATCCTACGTAGAGTAAGGTTAAACCGCTATTTAATGCTTTACTTATTAAAGCTTCATGAGCTTTAAAGCTTATCATCTCATCATCTTCTAAAAAGTGTCTACTACCTATAACCACCTCTTTGCCGTGCATCGCAGTTTTTACGCCGTGAGCTACGATAAATTCAACTTCATCGTGATGAATATGGTGGAAACCACGCTTATTTGCAGCTTCAACTATTGCTTCAGCTACTGGATGAAAGTAGTGCTCCTCGGCACTTGCAGTTAAATTTAATATATCATTTTGAGAAAAGCCCTCTTTAAATGAGTAAATTTCAACTACACTTAGGCGTCCATGTGTCAGAGTGCCGGTCTTGTCAAATACAAAAGTATCAACTGAGCTTAAAGCTTCAATCGCTTTTGCGCCTTTTACAAGAATGCCGTTTCTACCTGCTTTTGAGATGCTTGATTTAAAAGCAACTGGTGTAGCAAGTTTTAATGCGCAAGAGTAGTCCGCTTGAAGTACGCTAGCAACACTATTCATATTTTTATTTATAATGTATGAAAGTCCAGCAAGCGAGAGCGTAACAGGCACAAGTTTATCAGCTAGTTTTAACGCTTTTACACCAATGGCTGATTTTTCATTGAGTGAAGTTTGTATGTATTCTTTGATCCTAGCTGTCGCTGTGTCACTACCTACATTTTCAGCCCAAATTTTTATCCTACCTTCATCAACCACGGTGCCACTTATAACACGGTCGCCTCTAGCTTTTGGTATAGGTTCAGCCTCTCCGGTCATTGAGACTTGATTTACATCGGCGTTACCTTCAACGATATAACCATCAACGCCTATCGTCTCACCAGCTCCAACTACTACGATGTCGCCCTTTTTTAAATTTTCGGTTTTTACTTTTTCAAGCGTCTTTTCGCCATTTAAATTTCTCTCGACCCAGACTTCTTCGATATTTGGTTTTGCTAGCTCTTTGATGAGATCATCGCTTTTGTGACTGGCGCTTTCTTCCATATATTCGCCGATATTTATCATCAAATTTGTGCTATTTGCTGCTAAATGATCGCCCATTGCTAGGCTAGTGCCAATGGCAGTTGCCTCAAGTACTTTTGAAGTGACGCCCTCATGCCTTAGCTCTTTTGCACCCTCTATTAAATTTGGCGCTGTAGCATAAAGAGTCACGGCTGATTTTAGAGTTTTGTTACTCATAAATGGCGTTATACCAAGTGCGGCAGCAGCCTTATAGATATTTGCCTTGCTTGGCAAATTTGGATCTTTTGCCTTTGTTGGAAATTCATAGCTCTTTATAAAGTTTAAAATTTTATCGTAGTTTTTATTGTATTCAACGATAATACTTTTTGCGTATTTATTTACACGAACACTTAGTGCATCAGTTCGCTCTGAGATCGCAGCCTCGATAGCGCTGACGTCGCTTCTAGCGTTTAGGCTCTCGCAAATAAACCTCGCTCTATTTTTACTCTTGTGAGCTAGAGTGATCTTATTTTTGTGAGTCAAGTTCTGCTTTGACATCTTCAAAACGCTCTTTTAGTTCTTCTATGCCAGCATTTATAAGCTCGCCACCTTTGATAATCGCTTTAAATACGCACTCTTGTGCTTTTGGATTAGTTAGTACATAAGCTGCGATACCACCTAAAACTAGACCTTTTACAAAGCCAGCAGCATTAAAATTTTCAGGTACAAATGGTAAATTTTGAGCTGCATTGTTTATTGCGTTATCAATTGCGCTTGGCTGAGTAGCTGCTGCATTGTTAGCCACAGTTTCACTTGCTACGTTTTCTTCATTGATGTAAGGGTTATTCATTATTTACTCTCCAATTTTATTAGTTTTTCTGCTATCAAAAGACCGCCGATACCAGCTGCTGTAAAAGCTGCCGCATTTAGATATTTTTTTTGTGCTATTAAATTTGAAGCATGAATGCCAACAGCACCTACAAAACCACCTGTTACAGCGTATTTCGCTATCTTTTTAGCAACATCTTTTTTAGTCGCTCTATTATTTAGATAGTCGCTAAAGCCAAGTGCAGCTGCACCCATGCCAGCGACTAAAGCACCGCTGATGAAGTGATCAAATGGAAGCCTTGTGCTTGAAAGCGTAAAAAGACTATTTCCTTGCATTCTCTATCCTTATGCTATATCGTTTGGTGTGATAGCTTTTGGAGCAGCTGGCTTTTTAGCGCGTGGTTTTCTTGTTTTCTTTACCACTTTTTCAGCCTCTTTTTCTATTTTTTTAGCACCGCGTTTTGCTTTTTTCTCTTCTTTTACTATAAAGTCTTTTGCATCTTTTGCAACGCTTTTACCTTTTTTGTAAAGATCTTTTGCAGCCTCTTTGCCTTTATCTAAGCCTTCTTGGGCGTACTCTTTGATCTTATCTCTTTTATTCCAAGCAGCTATTGCTAAACCGCCTACTGCTAAACCTGCTAAAAATGGTAATGCCATTTTAAATCCTTTCTTTGTTTGATTTTGTAAATTATTCATTTTCTTCATCCTTATTAAAATTTTTGCTAACTACTGAAATGCCTAATGCCCCAAGCGCAAGTCCGCTAAAAAACGAGAAATTTGGATTATTAGTTATCTTTGCTAACTCGCTTTTATCAGCTTTGCCGCTTGCGATATTTTGCAAGCTTTTAGTTATCTCATTAAAGTCATTTTGATAGTTTTCTAAAATATTTGTTATACCATTTTGCTCAAAATTTTGTGAAATTTCATTTAAATTTAGCTCATTTTTTATTTCACAGCCACTATAAATTTCTTTTAAGCGTTGCTTTAAAGAGGCGATGTATTCATTGTTTGAAGTAGCCCAAAGTCTAAAAAATAGATCTTTTAGCTCTTCATCATCTAAGCTTTCACAAAATTTTTCATACATTTTATTTAGCTCTAACTCATAGTTTAAAGCTTGTATCAGCGCATCTTCTTTATTTTTTGCTGGCAAAAATATAGCTTCATTTTCGCAAGCAAGCTCATAATCATGTGTGCTCGCAAATTTTTCTATCAAGATGATCGCATTTTTTCTGATATTTGCGATCTCGTTAAAAACATCACCAAATGAAGCTAAATTTTCATATAAGCTAAGTGCGTTTTTTTCGCTGGTATATGATGCATTTAAAAGTTCATTAAGCATATTTCACTTCTTTTGCAACTTCATTTACTCTAGTTGAAATCTCTTCTAAATTTTGCCCTTTTAAAAGATCCTCCCAAAGGTTTTTTGGAAAAATTTCATGATCGTATTCGATCGTTACAGAGCCGATTAGCTTGTTAAATTTTACATTTTTTATACCATTTATTTGAGCTATCACATTATCTAGGCTAGCTAAATTTACGCTGCTACTTAGCTCTTTTATCTTTGGACTAACTCTTACTCTTAGTCTGCCGTTTGTGTGAGCTATCATTGAAAAATAACTTGCAACTTGTGCTAAAGTTTGTGTTTTTATATCCATTTTCATCCTTTTTTTAATTGCGTATTATCTATTTCACAGCTTAAATAAATCTGAAATTTTTTTGTTTTTCATTATCAAAAAGTAAAATGAAATGATAAAATTTAATTTTCATTTTTCTCTTGGCAATCACTGCAAATACCATAAAGTATCATCGTATGCGACTGCTCGCTAAAATTTTTTTCTTTGCAAATTTGCTCTTGCCTTTGCTCTATCATCTCATCTTTAAAATCAACTATCTTTTCACAAATTTCACATATCAAATGATCGTGCGAGGATTTTAAATTTAGCTCAAATTTCTTTACTCCATTTTCTTCAAAACAGTTTGCAAGATGATGCATTTCGAGAAAATTTAAAAACGAGTAAATTGATGTCATTGAAATTTCATTCTTGTGGATTTTGTAAATTTCTGAAGAAATTTCTTGAGCACTTAGATGAGAGTTACTAATGAAAAGTACATGCAAAATTTGTTCTTTTAACTCTGAGCTTTTCTGCCCAAAGGCTTCTAAAAACTCTTTAAAATGCTTATAAAATAGTTCAAAATTATCCACAAAAACCTAACTAAAATGATAATTAATATAAGGATTTTACAACTTTACTTATAAAAAAAGCATAAAATTTCTTACGAATTTCAAGTAAAGTATTTTATAAGATTGTTTTGGTATAGTGTCGCATTTTTTAAATCAAAATTAAGGAATAAAATGACTTACGACGAGCTTGAATTAGACGCCGTTTTGTTAGAGGTTTTAGAAAATAGAGGCAGTTTTGATTCTATGGACGATGAGGAGCTTTACGAGCTTATCGAACAAGTTGCACAATATACAGATGGCGATTACGAAGAAGCGTTTGAGTATATGACTCAATTTTCTCCAATCCCTAAAAAACGCTTTGTTTCACTATTTATGGTTTAGCAAAAAGCTAAGCCATAACTTCTATAAAATTAATCAAAAAAGTAAAAATAAAAAGAGCTCTTGACTCACTTAATGAGCCAAGAAATTTGAGCTATAAGAAATATTTTGAGATTATTTCTTTAAATTTTAGAGTGTATTTACTAGCTTTTGGGCTATTGTTGTAGATATTTTCAAAATCATACATTCGCTCATAGTAATCATTTGTATCTTGTCTATTTATTTTTAGCCTTGCCACATCTAAGCTAACTCCTACAAAAGCACCACTTGTCTTGCCACGCTCCTCAGCAAATGCTGAAATTTCAGGCAAATCACTTGTGATCGCTACTTCGTTACCAACGCCACCAGTTGCTTCTGCTTTTAGGCTGATCGTATCTTTTGCATTAAATAAATTTGCATAAGCTTCTGAATTTTTAAATAAGATGATCATGTCAGCTGAGCTGTAACCAAGCTGCAAGCCTATGCTTCCAGATGTGTAATTTACAAAAAATGGGCTTGACCATTCACCATCATCATTTTTAGCGATAAATACGCCTTTACCTGTTGAGCCAGTAACGATAGCGCCTGCTTTTGTTACATCAGGGATTATGGCGATCGCTTTTATACCTTCAAATTTAGTGTTTGGCTTTAAATTTCTTGCACCAAAAGCGTTTAAGATATTTATTGCATTTTTTAGCTTTTGATTTTGGATCACATCAGCATTTAAGTGTGACGTGAAAAATAAACCAGCAAGAAATATGATTAATAGTCTTTTCATTAAAATTCCTTCCTTAAACTTTTCGTTATTATAGCCTAAAATAAACTAATGGTAAAAATATTATTAATGATTTTTTATGAGAGTTCATTATAAAATGCGATCTTTTAAGGGAAAAATATGAGTTTAATACTTTTTGTCGAATACGTCGGTATCGCATCAGCTGCACTTAGTGGGTTTTTATTTGCAGTAAAAAAGGAGTGCGACTGGCTTGGAGTCTTTTTGTCTGCATTTTTGACCGCACTTGGTGGCGGTATCATGCGTGATATGCTCGTTGGCAGGGCGGTTTATTCATTTACACATTACATGCCAGTAAGCGTTGTTATTTTTATGTTGATTGTTTCAAGAGTGGCAAATTTACACATAAAAAGAGAAGGTTTGGAGCGAAAATTTGTATTCATCTTCGCCGATGCGATCGATGTTATCTGTTTTTCCATCGTGGGGGCAATGGTTGCCATTGAGTACAACTACAATATCTTTGGTGTGATGATGATCGCCTTTTTTAACGGAGTTGGCGGCGGTATCTTAAGAGATATTTTACTAAACGAAATTCCATGGTTTTTACGCACTGGACTTTACGGCACGATAAGCCTTGGTGTGGGGCTTGCTTACTTTGTGCTATATCATCTAGGCCTAACCAATATATTTTTTACTATGCTCTTGCTTGCTGCTGGCATTACAGTTAGGATGTTTGCGTTTTACAGAGGTTGGAAGCTACCTGATCTATGAAATTTAGCGAGTTTTTTAATATCTGGGTCAATGAAAACTACTATAAATTTGGCGTAGATATAGGTAAAAAGGGCGATTTTTATACAAATGTAAGCGTTGGCTATCTCTTTGGTGCTTGCCTTGCAAACTACTTTTTAAAGCTGCTTAAAAACGGCGAAATTTCTAGCTCTTGCAAGGTC from Campylobacter concisus harbors:
- a CDS encoding trimeric intracellular cation channel family protein — encoded protein: MSLILFVEYVGIASAALSGFLFAVKKECDWLGVFLSAFLTALGGGIMRDMLVGRAVYSFTHYMPVSVVIFMLIVSRVANLHIKREGLERKFVFIFADAIDVICFSIVGAMVAIEYNYNIFGVMMIAFFNGVGGGILRDILLNEIPWFLRTGLYGTISLGVGLAYFVLYHLGLTNIFFTMLLLAAGITVRMFAFYRGWKLPDL
- a CDS encoding HMA2 domain-containing protein, which codes for MDIKTQTLAQVASYFSMIAHTNGRLRVRVSPKIKELSSSVNLASLDNVIAQINGIKNVKFNKLIGSVTIEYDHEIFPKNLWEDLLKGQNLEEISTRVNEVAKEVKYA
- a CDS encoding lipid-binding SYLF domain-containing protein; amino-acid sequence: MKRLLIIFLAGLFFTSHLNADVIQNQKLKNAINILNAFGARNLKPNTKFEGIKAIAIIPDVTKAGAIVTGSTGKGVFIAKNDDGEWSSPFFVNYTSGSIGLQLGYSSADMIILFKNSEAYANLFNAKDTISLKAEATGGVGNEVAITSDLPEISAFAEERGKTSGAFVGVSLDVARLKINRQDTNDYYERMYDFENIYNNSPKASKYTLKFKEIISKYFL
- a CDS encoding Fur family transcriptional regulator: MDNFELFYKHFKEFLEAFGQKSSELKEQILHVLFISNSHLSAQEISSEIYKIHKNEISMTSIYSFLNFLEMHHLANCFEENGVKKFELNLKSSHDHLICEICEKIVDFKDEMIEQRQEQICKEKNFSEQSHTMILYGICSDCQEKNEN